The Myxococcales bacterium genomic sequence GACGCGTCATCGTCCAGGGTAATGGTCAGGCGGTCCGTCAATGAACTGGCGACCACGATGTGAACGAGTTGTGGAGTGGACGAAGCAGCACCAGCACCGCCACCACCACCTCCACCACCGGAGCAGGACACCAGAAGAACGGACAGAACGATCGCGGACCATTTCGAGAGTTGGACAGTCATCATGCTCCTCGAGGGTAAGATCACGAACGTCTAGGGAGCATTGACCTTGCTGGCTGCTTCGGGCTGTCTTTCCTCGAGGCTGAGAGATATTGGCTTTTGTGAAGAGAATGGGCGTCACAGAGCGTTCTCGAACGCAGTCGAGTGGGAAACAATCAGCACAGCATCAAGTTAAGTTCGGAATCCTCCGGGTCGGGCTGTACCGACGGTGTGCGTGCCCCCGCGCTCGGGGCCTCATCGCTTCGCTCTTCAACCCCAATCGCGGGGGCGGGGAGACCTTCCAAATCCATCGTCTTCGAAGAAACCGAGCCACCCCCTCATTCAACTGGGATTGCCGTCGGGTCGCGTTGCCGAACCCTTCGGCGCAGACTGCCTGAGCGCTGCGATCAGTCCTCCTCCAGCAGGCTCGTTGCCGTGCCCACCGCTGACGGAAGCGCGAATAGTTCGGATTGCCACCCTTTCCTTTTAGTCCAGCTCTATTCGAGGGGCTCGATCCACGGTCGTGAGGGGAGGCGGGCCGGTTGCGGCGGGGTTTGTGAGCAGGTGCAAGAATTCGCACGCTCCAAGAAGAAACCGAGCCACCCCCTCATTCAACTGGGATTGCCGTCGGGTCGCGTTGCCGAACCCTTCGTCGCTGAAGCCACATTGGTCGCCAACGCGATCATGGAAGCGACATCGGCTAGGTTGGCCGGGATCACCAGGGTGTTGGCCTCTTTGGCGAGTTCACCGAAGCTCTTCACGTATTGCTCCGCGATGCGCAGCTTCATCGCGGATTCGCCTCCCTCCGCATTGATCGCCAGACCCACCGTCCGGATGCCTTCTGCGGTTGCGTTGGCGACGGCCAGGATCGCCGCTGCCTGTCCATTGGCTTCGTTGATTTGCTTCAGCTGATCCGCTTCGGATCGTTTGATGACCTCCTGCTTTTGGCCCTCGGCTTCGTTGATCTTGGAATCGCGAACTCCTTCCGAAGTGAGAACCATCGCGCGTTTCTCGCGCTCCGCGCGCATCTGCTTCTCCATGGCAGCCAGCACATCAACAGGCGGATTGATGTTCTTGATCTCATAGCGCAACACCTTGACCCCCCAGGCTTCTGAGGCCTGATCCACCGCAGCCACGACATTGGCGTTGATGGTGGCGCGCTCGAGGAAGGTACGGTCCAGATCGATTTTTCCGATCTCGCTGCGCAGGGTCGTCTGGGCGAGTTGAGAGATCCCGAAGGTATAATTCCCGATGCCGTAGGACGCGAGTTCGGGATCCATGACTTGAAGGTAGAGAACACCATCGACGCCGACCTGTACATTGTCTTTTGTGATGCAGACCTGCTCTTCAACATCGATCGCGTGTTCCTTCAAGGAGTGCTTGTAGGCAGCGCGCTCAACGAAGGGAATGAGAATGTGGAAACCGGCTCGAAGGGTTTTGTTGTACTTGCCGAGCATCTCGACCACATAGGCGCTCTGCTGGGGGACCACGACCGCCGTTTTTGCCAACGTGACGATGACCAATAACGCAACTGCAATCGCCGCTATGAATCCAACATTTTCCATGAGTTTCTCCTTGGCTGGGGTGTCCGTTGTTCGAGTAAAAAAAGCGGGTTCAGGCTCAAGGGGTGTCAGGGCTCGGCACGAAGTTCGAGCACGAGACCGTTGGTCCCCTGGACGATGGCCCGGCTTCCGGCAGCGAGGGGCGCGCTTCCCATATTGCGAGCCTGCCAGATTGCGCCCCGGAGTTTGGCGCTTCCCATTTTGCCGGGAGGAATTTCTTCGCTGACCCAAGCGATTTCACCATCGACTCCTTCGACCCGGTCTGAAAACTGTCCTCGCATTGCTTTGTAGACCCGCGCTCGAAAAATGGCGAGGTTGGCGATCGCGATCCCGGCAAAGAGCAACCACTGGCCCCATATCGGAAGAGCGACGGAGGTCATTCCCAACAAGCCTACGAGCAATGCAGAAACGCCTAAAAAGACCAGATAGAACTCAGCATCCACTGCAATTTCGGCGCCCAGAAAAATACTCCCCAGGATCATCCACTGCCACCAAAGCATGCCTTCACCTCTTAGCCATAATGCCAAGCATCGATTGGGAATCGATCGACCACAGTCGACGGGAGTATCGGCAATGAGGTGCCCCTTGCCAATTGCGAACTCTGACAAAGATTGAAAGGCAAAATCAAGCCACAGCTCTTCTCGGCCCTCGCAGACCCATCGGCCGCTTGGCATTTTCTTCCGTCCAAGGTGCATCAAGCCTAGACTCCCAGCATGCACATACCCAAGTACCTATTGCACTTCCTTCTCTTTTTCACCCTCGGCGCCGACACTTCAGCACCCGATACACCCCTCGACGCTCATCTCGCGGACACCCGTACCGGCTCTCTAGAGCAGATTGTCCAGGACCGCTATTTCCGCGTTCTAACTTCCAAAAGCTCCTTCGACTACTTCCTGGACCGCGGGGAACCCCGGGGCTATCAAGCCCAGATGGTGAAAGCGCTCGCCGAGCGTCTCACCAAGCGCTACCCGGGAAAGCTTCCGATCCGTTTTGAATTACTCCCGGTATCTAGCGATCAACTGATCCCTCTGCTTGAAGCCGGGCGTGGCGATCTGATTGCGGCGCGCCTCACCATCACGCCGGAGCGCGCCCAGCGGGTGCTCTTCTCCCAGACCTACCATCCAGTAGAAGAGTGGATCGTGGGTCGAAAAGGCGCCGCTCTGCCAGCCCGGGCGACGGACCTGGCGGGCCAGCAGGTGGCGGTGCGCGCGGATTCGAGCCACGCGCAAAGCCTGAGTGAGTTAAACCGCCAATTGATCGCCGCGGGCAAGCCAGCCATCACACTCGTTCCGGTTGACGATGAACTCGAGAGCGAAGATTTGCTGGCGCTGGTCGCCGCCGGTCGTTTCGATTGGACGGTCGCCGACTCGATCATGGCTGAGTTCGCCGAGAATCTTTACCCGGAGTTGGTCGTAATTCGAAGCTTCTCCCTGCGCCATCGCGGACAACTCGCTTGGGCACTCACGCGGGGCAGCGAGGCGCTAAAACGCGAAGTGGATGCCACCCTCCAAGACTTCCGCAAGGGGACACTTCGCGGAAACATCGCGCTGAAGCATTACTTCAAGAACGCCGCCAGCATTCGAGTTCGCTTGGACGCTGCAGGCGCGCCCAAACTCTCACGATACGACGATCTGTTCCGCCGCTATGCCAAACTGAGCGGCTTCGATTGGCGGCTACTGGCTGCGATCGCCTATCAGGAATCGCGCTTCCGCGCCGATGCCCACAACCCCTCTGGCGCGACCGGCCTGTTTCAGATCAAACCCCAGACCGCGGCGGAACCTTATGTGGATGTTCCCAACATCGTGGGCGTGGAGAACGTCGAGGCCAACGTCAAGGCAGCAACCCGTTATCTCGCGTGGATCCGCGACCGCTACTTCAGCAAGCAAGAGGGAATACGGGAACGAGACCGGGTGCGCTTTACCTTGGCCGCCTACAATGCGGGGCCCGCTACTGTGCGTCGCGCAATCAAAAAAGCCAAGGAGATGGGTCTCGATAGCGAGCGCTGGTTTAGAAACGTCGAAATCGCCATGGTGGCCCTGAGAAAGGGCGAACCGGTGAAGTACGTGAGCGAGATCAATCGGCGCTTCGTCGCTTACGAGTTATTAGGGGTCGAGTAGGGAAACGCACCCCGAGAGGGCCCAGACGCGCTCACTCCGGTCGCTGAGTCGAGACCGCGACCACCGTGAAGGAAAGGCTGTGCTGCTTAGGGCGTGCTCGTGTTCTAGCCGCAAGCGATGCCTCCTTGCCTCCCTTTGGCGTTGTTGCACGAATCGAAACACGAGAGCGGCTCCGCCACTTTCCGGAATTTCTCAGGCACCGCAACGTGTGCGTCGTCAAAACATTTCGGAATCGAGACGGCTCTCACTAAGAGACAGTCTTCAGTTTCAGTCTCGGCACACGTTCATTACATGGGCACTCGAAGCAGGGACACCGGTTACTCGAATTGCCGAGTGGGTGGGCGCGAGCGTCAAGGTCATCGAGGACACCTACCGCCACGTTTTGCCTCAGGCTGACGCCGATCTCAGATTCACAAACGTGGACCGAACCAAAACCGAACCAGACCGAACCCATGCGACCCGATCAACAGGAAGTCGTCCGCGCAAGTAGCTGAAACAAA encodes the following:
- a CDS encoding transporter substrate-binding domain-containing protein encodes the protein MHIPKYLLHFLLFFTLGADTSAPDTPLDAHLADTRTGSLEQIVQDRYFRVLTSKSSFDYFLDRGEPRGYQAQMVKALAERLTKRYPGKLPIRFELLPVSSDQLIPLLEAGRGDLIAARLTITPERAQRVLFSQTYHPVEEWIVGRKGAALPARATDLAGQQVAVRADSSHAQSLSELNRQLIAAGKPAITLVPVDDELESEDLLALVAAGRFDWTVADSIMAEFAENLYPELVVIRSFSLRHRGQLAWALTRGSEALKREVDATLQDFRKGTLRGNIALKHYFKNAASIRVRLDAAGAPKLSRYDDLFRRYAKLSGFDWRLLAAIAYQESRFRADAHNPSGATGLFQIKPQTAAEPYVDVPNIVGVENVEANVKAATRYLAWIRDRYFSKQEGIRERDRVRFTLAAYNAGPATVRRAIKKAKEMGLDSERWFRNVEIAMVALRKGEPVKYVSEINRRFVAYELLGVE
- a CDS encoding paraslipin; translated protein: MENVGFIAAIAVALLVIVTLAKTAVVVPQQSAYVVEMLGKYNKTLRAGFHILIPFVERAAYKHSLKEHAIDVEEQVCITKDNVQVGVDGVLYLQVMDPELASYGIGNYTFGISQLAQTTLRSEIGKIDLDRTFLERATINANVVAAVDQASEAWGVKVLRYEIKNINPPVDVLAAMEKQMRAEREKRAMVLTSEGVRDSKINEAEGQKQEVIKRSEADQLKQINEANGQAAAILAVANATAEGIRTVGLAINAEGGESAMKLRIAEQYVKSFGELAKEANTLVIPANLADVASMIALATNVASATKGSATRPDGNPS
- a CDS encoding NfeD family protein; translation: MLWWQWMILGSIFLGAEIAVDAEFYLVFLGVSALLVGLLGMTSVALPIWGQWLLFAGIAIANLAIFRARVYKAMRGQFSDRVEGVDGEIAWVSEEIPPGKMGSAKLRGAIWQARNMGSAPLAAGSRAIVQGTNGLVLELRAEP